A single genomic interval of Candidatus Jordarchaeales archaeon harbors:
- a CDS encoding phosphoglycerate kinase, with product MGKEFFTLDDFNFDGKTVLVRIDINSPIDPETGSLKETFKIKRHGETLIELAEKGAKVVALSHQGREGESDFVPLKRHAETASELLGINIKYVDDVCGDKAISAIKNLKPSEILLLENVRFVGEETKVKKISEQLKTNLVKSLSAVSDFFVNDAFPAAHRDHVSLVAFTEVLPSAAGRLMESEVNVLSSVMNNPKRPCVYLLGGSKIDDSFKVAENVLRKDIADKLLIAGLLAVAFAAAKGIDVGEVNKRLLISKGVPEYFDKIRGLMNDFGDKIVLPSDFAVDLNGERVEVDIDSLPQNAQVKDLGEQSITCFTKILHEAGTIVVNGPAGVYEDERFSKGTKELFNAIAESRGFSLAGGGHTIEVLEKYNISPKINYISTGGKAMLSFLAGEKLPAIEALKKAYARYIKEKSLT from the coding sequence ATGGGCAAAGAGTTTTTTACGTTAGATGATTTTAACTTTGACGGTAAAACTGTCCTTGTTAGAATAGATATAAATTCACCTATAGACCCAGAGACGGGTTCACTTAAAGAAACTTTTAAGATAAAGCGTCATGGTGAAACTTTAATTGAACTTGCAGAGAAAGGTGCAAAAGTGGTGGCTCTTTCGCATCAAGGTCGAGAGGGAGAAAGTGACTTCGTGCCGCTGAAACGTCACGCTGAAACTGCAAGCGAGCTTCTTGGCATTAACATTAAGTATGTTGACGATGTTTGCGGGGATAAAGCGATTTCCGCTATTAAGAACTTAAAACCTTCCGAGATTCTCCTTCTTGAAAATGTTAGGTTTGTTGGTGAGGAAACGAAAGTTAAAAAGATCAGTGAGCAATTAAAGACGAATTTAGTTAAAAGTCTCTCTGCAGTATCTGACTTTTTTGTCAATGATGCTTTTCCAGCAGCGCACCGTGACCATGTATCGCTTGTTGCTTTTACTGAAGTTCTTCCGTCGGCGGCAGGAAGGCTGATGGAATCTGAAGTAAACGTTCTTTCAAGTGTTATGAATAACCCCAAGCGACCCTGCGTGTACCTCCTTGGAGGATCGAAAATCGACGACAGCTTTAAGGTTGCAGAAAACGTTTTGAGAAAAGATATTGCTGACAAACTACTGATAGCAGGACTTTTAGCAGTTGCTTTTGCAGCGGCAAAGGGAATTGATGTAGGGGAAGTTAATAAAAGGCTGTTAATTTCTAAGGGCGTGCCGGAGTATTTTGACAAAATACGCGGCTTAATGAACGATTTCGGTGATAAAATAGTGCTTCCATCTGATTTTGCCGTAGACTTGAACGGTGAACGAGTGGAGGTTGACATCGACTCTCTTCCTCAGAATGCTCAAGTAAAAGATTTGGGTGAGCAGAGCATCACGTGTTTTACGAAGATCTTGCATGAAGCAGGAACAATAGTGGTGAATGGTCCGGCTGGAGTTTACGAGGACGAACGGTTTAGTAAGGGAACAAAGGAGCTCTTCAACGCTATAGCCGAGTCGCGAGGTTTCTCCCTAGCCGGAGGAGGTCACACAATTGAAGTCCTAGAGAAGTACAATATTTCGCCGAAAATAAATTACATTAGCACGGGCGGAAAAGCAATGTTGTCCTTCCTTGCTGGCGAAAAACTTCCGGCAATAGAAGCTCTTAAGAAGGCATATGCCCGTTACATTAAGGAGAAATCTTTAACTTAG
- a CDS encoding DUF87 domain-containing protein, whose protein sequence is MLCFYTLCKQLLRGVWMTLWSNYVYGALIITLLTFCVLYVRARKTYVGSFSKGVYYKHFKWVLAAALKVAYLPIQTAHKGDKGGEQQFFHHFQHFVSMWQEIDEASYELKVTGKEVAVFFHIFGKSLSLSRAAKKLKKNILSVKTSLETRFPGLVLSPITSDEVKEVFKLHHGRPVSAKKKILNVKLPDGENKICVLMLTKNVDQFHGGISQIDMLARSLIQLDANVSFVVCFKPIKKKFLLKHNKDDQVQAEKATGLWNTSCYVLLELTNDDELELKVLRLKNILSTVFSGPTEKPEIKVLRGRTLKRKYYTLSMRGFLGKSFEITSIKLSALTALPGKGVPGLNLRVKPEFNIPPEKLLQGDGVRVGYVVFEDKKLFPFNLKLEQLRKGVAVLGAIGSGKTRMVMKIAKDVIANHKIPVLIFESKGEFASLIKELPPDVLAKTIILRPGSPYAPLKINLFDPGDMIPEEYARRLFGLLSAIFRSLFREDSELTVQMARVLNEVLFETLRREETRSIEGFLRVLKEYAKRETQIPNVLSTINALEARMNIFLRGILGEIFNTKKSNVNIEDLLGNMTIIDFSYLFSNGGSKEDAQLIMNLVMLHVFQAGLKRMNVNTLSHLVIVDDARFLIPEVFVRRSTSDTTAIEDMITLERGKGQGLILVCQDPSVSRIALANCNTRIIFRLSFKSQSEEEFIRMSLNLPEEQREFLLTQPNRSAIVKIPEFPHPFPIVTEEYDIIEVPPTVIERHNKTYHPYLFGEEEIDVDKFLEWMVSVGPVTFEDVARQMKISMSNAIRTIRELERKGYVTTMENGLIFIRDSYKTGGLHSS, encoded by the coding sequence ATGTTGTGTTTTTATACGCTTTGTAAGCAACTCTTAAGGGGAGTATGGATGACCTTATGGTCAAACTATGTCTATGGAGCTTTAATCATAACTTTACTAACCTTCTGTGTTTTATATGTAAGAGCGAGAAAAACTTATGTGGGAAGTTTCAGTAAGGGGGTGTACTACAAGCACTTTAAATGGGTTTTAGCGGCAGCTCTTAAAGTTGCCTACCTACCTATTCAAACAGCCCATAAAGGTGACAAGGGAGGCGAGCAGCAGTTCTTCCATCATTTCCAGCATTTTGTATCAATGTGGCAAGAAATAGATGAGGCAAGCTACGAGTTGAAAGTAACTGGAAAAGAGGTAGCAGTATTCTTCCACATTTTTGGTAAAAGTCTTTCGTTGTCTAGGGCTGCTAAAAAATTAAAGAAAAACATATTGTCTGTTAAGACGAGTTTAGAGACACGTTTTCCAGGACTTGTTCTTTCACCCATAACGTCAGACGAAGTTAAGGAAGTCTTTAAGTTGCATCATGGAAGACCGGTCTCTGCTAAGAAAAAGATATTGAACGTAAAGCTCCCCGACGGAGAAAATAAGATCTGTGTTTTAATGCTTACAAAAAATGTTGATCAGTTCCATGGTGGGATAAGTCAGATAGATATGCTCGCCAGAAGTCTCATTCAGCTTGACGCTAATGTTAGCTTTGTGGTTTGTTTTAAACCTATAAAGAAAAAGTTTCTATTGAAACACAATAAAGATGATCAAGTGCAGGCTGAAAAAGCAACAGGGTTGTGGAATACGTCATGTTACGTATTACTTGAGTTAACTAATGATGATGAGCTGGAGCTTAAAGTCTTACGACTTAAAAACATTCTATCAACAGTTTTTTCTGGTCCGACAGAAAAACCCGAGATAAAGGTGTTGCGAGGACGTACCTTAAAGAGAAAATATTATACTCTTTCGATGAGAGGATTTTTAGGAAAATCGTTTGAAATTACAAGCATAAAACTTTCAGCATTGACAGCTTTACCCGGAAAAGGAGTACCGGGTTTAAACTTAAGGGTCAAACCAGAGTTTAACATACCCCCTGAAAAACTGCTTCAGGGTGACGGTGTAAGAGTGGGATATGTCGTGTTTGAGGACAAAAAACTTTTCCCGTTTAACCTCAAACTAGAGCAGCTCAGAAAGGGTGTAGCGGTACTTGGAGCCATAGGTAGCGGAAAAACGCGAATGGTTATGAAGATTGCTAAAGATGTTATCGCCAATCACAAAATACCCGTACTTATATTTGAGAGCAAAGGAGAGTTCGCTTCCCTCATAAAGGAACTACCACCTGACGTACTTGCCAAAACAATTATCTTGAGGCCAGGAAGCCCTTACGCGCCCTTAAAAATAAACTTATTTGACCCGGGCGACATGATCCCCGAGGAGTACGCTCGCCGTCTTTTCGGGTTACTCAGTGCTATTTTTCGTTCCCTGTTTAGAGAGGATAGTGAATTGACGGTTCAAATGGCGAGGGTACTAAACGAAGTACTCTTCGAAACTTTAAGAAGAGAAGAAACTAGAAGCATTGAAGGCTTCCTTCGAGTTCTAAAAGAGTATGCCAAGCGAGAAACACAAATTCCAAATGTATTGAGCACGATCAATGCCTTAGAAGCAAGAATGAATATTTTCCTTAGAGGTATTCTTGGAGAAATATTTAATACCAAGAAATCTAATGTGAACATAGAGGACCTATTAGGAAACATGACTATAATAGATTTCAGTTACCTCTTTTCAAACGGAGGAAGCAAAGAAGATGCACAGTTGATAATGAATCTAGTGATGCTGCACGTTTTTCAAGCAGGGTTAAAGAGAATGAACGTAAACACTCTGTCACATTTGGTCATCGTTGACGACGCAAGATTCTTGATTCCAGAAGTCTTCGTAAGGCGTAGCACAAGTGACACGACTGCAATCGAGGACATGATTACGCTTGAAAGAGGAAAGGGGCAGGGGCTGATACTTGTTTGCCAAGACCCTTCAGTGTCACGGATAGCACTTGCAAATTGTAACACAAGGATAATTTTTAGGCTTTCATTTAAATCCCAATCCGAGGAAGAGTTCATTAGAATGTCGCTTAACCTTCCAGAGGAACAAAGAGAGTTCCTCCTAACACAGCCCAACCGTTCAGCGATAGTAAAAATCCCGGAGTTTCCGCACCCGTTCCCGATAGTAACAGAAGAATACGATATTATAGAAGTACCCCCAACAGTTATAGAAAGACACAACAAAACATATCACCCATATCTTTTCGGTGAAGAAGAAATTGATGTTGACAAGTTCCTAGAATGGATGGTGAGTGTAGGGCCTGTAACTTTTGAGGATGTGGCAAGGCAGATGAAAATTAGCATGAGCAATGCTATAAGAACTATAAGAGAGTTAGAAAGAAAAGGGTATGTAACAACAATGGAAAATGGACTGATCTTCATAAGGGATTCTTATAAAACGGGCGGTTTACATAGTTCCTAA
- a CDS encoding dihydroorotase family protein: protein MQPDLVIRNARFFWRKHIVEGEIVISSGRIVKVCKQFQGTGERIVDARHKVVLPGLIDVHVHLRDLNQTYKEDYYTGTCAAAAGGITTVLDMPNTIPRTDSAEVIKMKKRIAGRKSVVNVGFYALFPHKPEEVKEIIHEGIIAFKVYPEILREKSSLLRSFFEAAALNRKPVAVHPELPVEETYNSPRSFLQLHSSYIETTAALLYIEMAIKTSCQLHLCHITSKSTIEIVKKMKLFFPHFSCEVTPHHLLLSQEALEKKGSLLKVLPPLRSNEDIKALWTALNDGTIDVLASDHAPHLKDEKEARLNEAAPGFPGLETTLPLMLTQLNKGRITLQKLVEVFSENPSRLFRIENKGRIEEGYDADLTIIDLKKKDKIKPEKFYSKAKYSPFEGWKTKGKPEITIVNGVIVMEHGEIVAPQGTGKVLEVM from the coding sequence TTGCAGCCTGATCTCGTGATACGAAATGCCAGGTTCTTCTGGAGAAAGCATATTGTGGAAGGAGAAATAGTAATATCTTCCGGCAGGATAGTCAAGGTCTGCAAACAATTCCAAGGCACTGGAGAAAGAATCGTAGACGCAAGGCATAAGGTGGTTCTACCTGGACTAATAGATGTACACGTCCATTTGAGGGATCTAAATCAAACGTACAAAGAAGATTATTACACTGGAACATGCGCGGCTGCAGCAGGTGGAATAACAACAGTTTTAGATATGCCAAACACTATTCCTAGGACGGACTCCGCTGAAGTAATAAAAATGAAGAAGCGTATTGCCGGCCGGAAATCCGTCGTTAACGTCGGGTTCTATGCTCTCTTCCCTCATAAACCCGAAGAAGTTAAGGAAATAATCCACGAAGGCATAATAGCCTTCAAAGTTTACCCTGAAATTTTGAGAGAAAAATCTTCTCTTCTACGTTCATTCTTCGAAGCCGCTGCCTTAAACCGAAAACCAGTGGCCGTTCACCCCGAGCTCCCAGTAGAAGAAACCTACAACTCCCCCCGCAGCTTCCTTCAATTACACTCTTCCTACATAGAAACAACAGCCGCCCTACTGTACATAGAGATGGCAATCAAAACGAGTTGCCAATTACACTTGTGCCACATCACATCGAAGTCTACCATAGAGATTGTAAAGAAAATGAAACTCTTTTTTCCCCATTTTTCATGTGAGGTAACCCCCCACCACCTTTTGCTATCCCAAGAAGCCCTGGAGAAAAAGGGTTCTCTTTTAAAGGTTCTCCCCCCTCTAAGGAGTAACGAGGATATAAAGGCTCTTTGGACAGCTCTCAACGATGGAACAATTGATGTGCTTGCAAGTGATCACGCTCCTCATCTAAAGGACGAGAAAGAAGCACGGCTCAATGAAGCGGCACCAGGATTTCCAGGACTAGAAACTACCCTCCCATTAATGTTAACTCAACTTAATAAAGGAAGGATAACTTTACAAAAGTTAGTTGAAGTTTTCTCCGAAAACCCTTCTCGGCTCTTCAGAATTGAAAACAAGGGAAGAATAGAGGAAGGATATGACGCAGATCTAACTATTATTGACTTGAAGAAAAAGGATAAAATTAAACCTGAAAAGTTCTATTCGAAGGCCAAATATTCACCCTTCGAAGGATGGAAGACGAAAGGAAAACCCGAAATAACGATAGTTAACGGCGTTATTGTAATGGAACATGGAGAAATAGTAGCTCCCCAAGGAACAGGAAAAGTGCTTGAGGTAATGTAG
- a CDS encoding CBS domain-containing protein: protein MLVKEVMTRDLIVVDKDASLSFAIELMVKNRVSRLLVLNNGKLVGILTERDILDRLGSSRIGTLQASSIHVSSAMTLNPITIPPELDVVDAAKIMIEKKISGLPVVEKDELVGLVTKSTMTKLCSKVKTITVSQLMTPNPITIPPYEKITNARRIMLEKGISSLPVIESGQLVGFVTEGMIARYLAEFRDAVPERYQDTRIKQIEVSNVMKMIPPLLPDEKISSAVEKFVKERIKAAPVVSKEGRLVGIITKTDFTRLVANRFSLP, encoded by the coding sequence TTGTTAGTCAAGGAGGTTATGACTAGAGACCTTATCGTTGTTGATAAAGACGCCTCTCTCTCCTTCGCAATAGAGTTAATGGTGAAAAACAGAGTTTCCCGCCTATTAGTATTGAATAACGGGAAGCTTGTCGGCATACTAACGGAGAGGGACATACTTGACAGGTTGGGTTCTAGTAGAATAGGGACTCTCCAAGCGTCGAGCATACATGTTTCAAGCGCCATGACTCTTAATCCGATAACGATTCCTCCCGAACTGGATGTTGTAGACGCAGCGAAAATAATGATAGAAAAAAAGATATCGGGTCTCCCTGTGGTAGAGAAAGACGAATTGGTGGGCTTGGTTACAAAGTCTACGATGACCAAACTTTGTTCGAAGGTGAAAACGATCACAGTTTCGCAGCTTATGACTCCAAACCCGATAACGATACCTCCTTACGAGAAAATAACAAATGCTAGACGAATAATGCTCGAAAAAGGGATAAGTAGCTTACCAGTCATCGAAAGTGGACAACTTGTCGGCTTCGTAACAGAAGGAATGATTGCAAGGTATCTTGCAGAGTTTCGCGACGCCGTCCCGGAAAGATATCAAGATACACGCATAAAGCAGATAGAAGTCTCAAATGTCATGAAAATGATACCCCCCCTTTTGCCTGATGAAAAGATAAGTTCTGCCGTTGAAAAATTTGTTAAAGAACGGATCAAAGCAGCACCCGTAGTAAGTAAAGAGGGCCGCCTTGTTGGAATAATCACCAAAACAGACTTTACGAGACTAGTGGCTAACAGGTTCTCGCTTCCTTAA
- a CDS encoding 2,3-bisphosphoglycerate-independent phosphoglycerate mutase has protein sequence MSEKKNIIFIVVDGMADRPVPSLNGLTPLEVAFKPGMDKLAEIGVCGILDIISPGIPPGSDVAHLSLFGYDPYAVYRGRGGLEALGAGIEVNSEDVAFRANFATVNNDMVVVDRRAGRIIPEGDKLAEALNGFRSNLFHDVRIVVKHTTEHRCVVVLKGPGLSHMVSDTDPHKKERVLEATPLDSSFEARKTASIVNEFTRYSYEVLRNHPLNVEREKRGLLPANILLLRGAGKLPSMPSLRELYGLRAACIVANALVRGVCKAAGMDVVEVEGVTGSFDTDTIAMGRAALKLLGEYDLVFLHIKGADNASHDGDVKKKVYMIEKADALVSFLLDHVDLNTTYIVLTADHTTPVSVREHTGDPVPVVIAGPGVRTDDVKRFGERECAKGGLGRVQARFLMPILIDYLGLSKKYGA, from the coding sequence TTGTCTGAAAAGAAAAACATAATTTTTATTGTTGTCGATGGAATGGCAGACAGACCGGTTCCCTCATTAAATGGTTTAACACCTCTTGAAGTTGCTTTTAAACCTGGAATGGACAAACTGGCTGAAATAGGAGTCTGTGGAATACTTGACATAATTTCTCCTGGTATACCCCCAGGAAGTGACGTTGCGCACTTATCCCTTTTTGGATATGATCCTTACGCGGTCTATAGGGGGAGAGGGGGGCTAGAAGCGTTAGGGGCGGGAATTGAGGTAAATAGTGAAGATGTGGCTTTTAGGGCTAATTTCGCTACTGTTAACAACGACATGGTCGTTGTCGATCGTCGTGCCGGCAGAATAATCCCCGAGGGAGATAAATTGGCAGAGGCGCTTAACGGTTTTCGCTCAAATCTTTTTCACGACGTTAGAATCGTTGTTAAGCATACCACTGAACATAGGTGTGTTGTGGTGTTAAAAGGGCCGGGCTTGTCACACATGGTTTCGGATACTGACCCACATAAGAAAGAAAGAGTTCTTGAGGCTACTCCACTGGACTCTAGCTTTGAAGCTAGAAAAACTGCAAGCATAGTCAACGAATTTACGCGTTACTCCTATGAAGTTCTCAGAAACCATCCCCTTAATGTTGAAAGAGAGAAAAGAGGCCTACTCCCAGCGAACATACTTTTGCTTCGAGGAGCTGGGAAACTACCGTCGATGCCGTCTCTTAGAGAGCTTTATGGTTTAAGGGCGGCCTGTATAGTAGCGAACGCCCTAGTTAGAGGTGTTTGTAAAGCCGCTGGAATGGATGTAGTTGAAGTTGAAGGAGTTACTGGAAGCTTCGATACAGACACTATCGCTATGGGGCGCGCTGCGCTAAAACTCTTGGGTGAATACGACTTGGTTTTCCTGCACATAAAGGGAGCTGACAATGCCAGCCACGATGGAGATGTAAAGAAAAAAGTGTACATGATAGAGAAAGCTGATGCGCTTGTCAGCTTCCTTCTGGATCATGTGGACTTAAACACTACGTACATCGTCTTGACAGCTGATCACACCACTCCAGTATCTGTTAGAGAACATACTGGTGATCCTGTGCCCGTAGTCATAGCTGGTCCGGGTGTCAGAACCGACGATGTTAAGCGTTTTGGTGAAAGGGAGTGCGCTAAAGGCGGGCTTGGCAGAGTGCAAGCGCGCTTCCTAATGCCAATACTAATTGATTACTTAGGGCTGTCTAAAAAATATGGGGCTTAA